A genome region from Salinigranum halophilum includes the following:
- a CDS encoding 7-carboxy-7-deazaguanine synthase QueE: MPVNSDSGSVSRPVEQGDDTLPINEIFHSLQGEGKLAGVPSTFIRTSGCNLRCWFCDSYHTSWEPTHGWLDIDEVVSQATEHESEHVVLTGGEPMMHDRVDSLLETLNREGYHITVETNGTVFRDVPMDLASISPKLASSTPTEERPPAGGDTDIGVWDERHERDRLDYDALAALVEAYDFQLKFVVTDREDMDEIESLVEELREVSTASIRNEDVLLMPEGMTRERLSETRELTAELALEYGYRYTPRLHVDLWNDAPGT; this comes from the coding sequence ATGCCTGTCAATTCGGACTCGGGGTCAGTCTCTCGCCCTGTCGAGCAGGGGGACGACACACTCCCTATCAACGAGATATTCCACTCGCTGCAGGGTGAGGGGAAATTGGCTGGGGTCCCGAGCACGTTCATCCGGACGTCGGGGTGTAACCTCCGATGCTGGTTCTGTGACTCGTATCACACGTCGTGGGAGCCAACACACGGCTGGCTCGATATCGACGAGGTCGTCTCACAGGCGACCGAACACGAGAGTGAACATGTCGTTCTTACCGGCGGAGAGCCGATGATGCATGACCGAGTCGACAGTCTGCTGGAGACACTCAATCGGGAAGGCTACCACATCACGGTCGAGACGAACGGGACCGTCTTCCGCGACGTCCCGATGGATCTCGCTTCGATTAGTCCGAAACTCGCCTCGTCGACCCCGACGGAAGAACGACCCCCTGCGGGCGGCGACACCGATATCGGCGTCTGGGATGAACGACACGAACGGGACCGACTGGATTACGACGCGCTTGCGGCTCTCGTTGAGGCCTATGACTTCCAGCTGAAGTTCGTCGTCACTGACCGCGAGGACATGGACGAGATCGAGTCACTCGTTGAAGAACTCCGAGAGGTGAGTACTGCCTCGATTCGGAACGAAGACGTCTTATTGATGCCTGAGGGGATGACTCGAGAACGTCTGTCCGAAACCCGCGAGTTGACCGCAGAGCTCGCACTCGAGTACGGATATCGGTACACGCCACGCTTGCATGTCGACCTGTGGAACGACGCTCCGGGGACGTGA
- a CDS encoding 6-pyruvoyl trahydropterin synthase family protein translates to MTQRVLEETDSSHSPLSEAGERTLHVGRDRPIRISSGHRIQHHDGKCARPHGHNYEIAVTVTGELTEEGWVVDKGDITSIIDEWDHRFLLEAGDPLIDAFEQSGDGDAVVVLQHPPTAEVMAVVLEHRILESLPDNISDVSVEVAETHELCSGI, encoded by the coding sequence ATGACTCAGAGAGTACTCGAAGAAACTGATTCGTCTCACTCGCCATTATCTGAGGCGGGCGAGCGGACCCTCCACGTGGGCCGTGATCGTCCGATACGGATCAGTTCTGGGCATCGTATCCAGCACCACGACGGCAAGTGCGCTCGACCGCACGGCCACAACTACGAGATTGCAGTCACTGTGACTGGCGAACTCACTGAGGAAGGGTGGGTTGTCGACAAAGGAGATATCACGAGCATCATCGACGAGTGGGATCATCGATTCCTCCTCGAAGCGGGTGATCCACTCATCGACGCGTTCGAACAGTCGGGAGACGGCGATGCTGTCGTCGTTCTTCAGCATCCACCGACTGCAGAGGTAATGGCAGTCGTTCTCGAACATCGGATACTCGAATCGCTCCCAGACAACATCTCCGACGTCTCTGTCGAAGTCGCCGAGACGCACGAACTCTGTTCGGGTATCTGA
- a CDS encoding DUF6884 domain-containing protein — protein MRFYVPEWDDAVDAHYDFEHDELSELDRDNRELNYIWDIFGPETTPIDGVLISREQVETSDRKFARLTSDGVYEDDVLSVPDWLPTISDCGAWGYKSLPFPPYGNKEMLDFYDELQVTTGVTIDHLVLGSGKDMGRLYLDKRAFGDGFKQSDIPDSVTDVVDVMIDEWPDEWPPYVDKYEPSIRTSRDEDVPPFTREDFEGDVETVLSCLDDDSRAVYREDDKQFRYDLTLRNAREMYDLYQNGPDSSPEKDYRFRLMVAIQGWDTESYRTAASEVLDLGYDYLGIGGVAGSPIHEVRKIVKGVGKTIKEFERTRTTRVDSHVFGFAKTEAFETIGRSGMTSFDSASMLRSAWTGGENYRLDTEERYDAIRVRYSSPGDNLSEAIEKSLRGRETLVALRAYAAEESISDALRDWEHTAEKVLPETRQFLRNHRHDTCYDESRLRDVETALRERLTPARELQASFSDDLRGKLIKLLRADDPEDSLPFAEYEELLDQAESIFESFPRMQDELEGMESATPLEQVWTVVKDYAEWIGDEDLLEEYYETLAARPWEKCDCRICGDTEDPTQGHGIEVCIFRGNDRNRRRGFHNTKRFYDQFAEALPKILVVSRGTDDINQYERVQEYLAAEQPEFWSHIHDLPVAEIGVVDKEGVREWWTDTDTSGTPNPPIESLTEHAQRYQHLFVHTPTQQGLSDETRTTIEETGCDVTELSEATALRETVLEACGDNYAVGRDFLPHPPEIETKDGLDVLVIDQCSGSKNVPETAPVFGAEETLKHSRKELLNRENVLGIEARDLYAGRQQEYITNAVRQLRRAHDVDRYFISAGFGLVKEDEKLPPYEVTFSSMKVSEIRDRSERLHIKQDVQRLVHESSYDVVFFTLGKDYYTSIDIDEMVQQVPANRIGVVFNRELVEEQFENIVSVPARTEDAKNHGTIVIGLKGRYMEHFARRVDAVDTLTPARIEELCRRIDEEPTQTGFGSEDEDQTNGNDESTSSETLTDESTTIGPQAVYDALVGLSELSAETYRELEFDELTELLAAFGIDSSTVTNLGDDAYLVQPEGPHATDFVVLCGTAVSTTAAGEGPVRAKETPLPVLAEKASDDERFRELENPLFLDVNSNQVAVYSDRYQQVIYLHDRTGDWEPVAAQVPLSIEVATELYEVFSPLESRVSQTQLESF, from the coding sequence GTGAGGTTCTACGTGCCCGAGTGGGATGATGCAGTCGACGCTCACTATGATTTCGAGCACGACGAGCTCTCTGAACTCGACCGTGACAATCGAGAACTCAACTACATCTGGGATATCTTCGGACCTGAAACGACGCCGATCGATGGGGTTCTGATCTCACGCGAACAGGTCGAAACCTCGGACCGGAAGTTTGCGCGACTCACATCTGATGGCGTCTACGAAGATGACGTTCTCTCGGTCCCCGACTGGTTGCCGACAATCAGTGACTGCGGTGCATGGGGCTACAAATCGCTCCCCTTCCCGCCGTACGGGAACAAAGAGATGCTCGACTTTTACGACGAGCTGCAAGTGACGACAGGGGTGACAATCGATCACCTCGTGTTGGGATCGGGAAAGGACATGGGGCGGTTGTATCTCGATAAACGCGCCTTCGGTGACGGCTTCAAACAGTCTGATATCCCTGATTCGGTGACTGATGTGGTCGACGTTATGATTGATGAGTGGCCTGACGAGTGGCCACCGTATGTGGACAAGTATGAACCATCGATCCGGACTTCACGTGACGAGGACGTACCGCCGTTCACGCGAGAAGATTTTGAGGGGGATGTCGAGACGGTGCTATCGTGTCTCGATGACGATTCGCGGGCGGTCTATCGTGAGGACGACAAGCAGTTCCGATACGACCTGACCCTTCGGAACGCTCGCGAGATGTATGACCTGTATCAAAACGGGCCCGACTCATCTCCAGAGAAAGACTATCGCTTCCGTCTCATGGTCGCAATCCAGGGATGGGATACCGAATCGTATCGGACTGCCGCGTCGGAGGTACTCGACTTGGGGTACGATTATCTCGGGATCGGTGGCGTTGCTGGGAGCCCGATCCACGAAGTCCGAAAGATTGTGAAGGGAGTCGGAAAGACGATCAAGGAATTCGAACGCACTAGGACGACACGGGTTGACTCACACGTGTTCGGCTTCGCAAAAACCGAAGCTTTCGAAACGATCGGACGCTCGGGGATGACCAGTTTCGACAGTGCCAGCATGCTCCGCTCTGCGTGGACGGGTGGAGAAAATTACCGATTGGACACTGAGGAGCGGTATGATGCGATTCGTGTTCGGTATTCGTCACCGGGAGATAATCTCTCTGAAGCGATCGAAAAGTCACTTCGCGGTCGAGAAACACTTGTTGCCCTTCGGGCGTATGCCGCAGAAGAGTCGATTAGCGATGCACTACGGGATTGGGAACATACGGCTGAAAAGGTTCTTCCGGAAACTCGGCAGTTCCTTCGCAACCATCGACACGACACATGTTACGATGAATCGCGCCTTCGAGACGTCGAGACAGCACTCAGAGAACGGTTGACGCCCGCAAGAGAACTCCAAGCGAGTTTCAGTGACGACCTTCGTGGAAAACTCATCAAACTCCTCCGTGCGGATGACCCCGAAGATTCACTCCCGTTCGCGGAGTACGAAGAACTTCTCGATCAGGCGGAGTCGATATTCGAGTCGTTCCCACGGATGCAAGACGAACTCGAGGGGATGGAGTCGGCCACACCGTTAGAGCAGGTCTGGACCGTCGTCAAAGACTACGCAGAATGGATTGGTGACGAAGACCTCCTCGAAGAGTACTACGAAACCTTGGCTGCACGCCCGTGGGAGAAATGTGACTGCCGTATCTGTGGGGATACCGAAGATCCTACCCAGGGCCATGGAATCGAAGTGTGTATCTTCCGCGGGAACGACCGAAACCGGCGACGGGGATTCCACAACACCAAACGGTTCTACGACCAGTTTGCCGAGGCGCTCCCGAAGATCCTAGTCGTCTCTCGTGGAACTGACGACATCAATCAGTACGAGAGGGTCCAAGAGTACCTCGCGGCCGAACAACCGGAGTTCTGGTCGCATATTCACGACCTGCCAGTCGCTGAGATCGGTGTAGTAGACAAAGAGGGCGTTCGAGAGTGGTGGACAGACACCGATACGTCCGGTACTCCGAATCCACCGATAGAAAGCCTCACAGAGCATGCCCAACGGTACCAGCACCTTTTCGTCCATACTCCCACCCAGCAGGGACTCAGTGACGAAACCCGAACCACTATCGAAGAGACTGGATGTGATGTGACGGAACTTTCGGAGGCAACTGCACTCCGAGAAACTGTCCTCGAAGCCTGTGGTGACAACTACGCGGTCGGTCGTGACTTTCTCCCCCATCCGCCCGAAATCGAAACAAAAGACGGACTTGATGTACTGGTCATCGATCAGTGTTCGGGATCGAAAAACGTCCCAGAGACAGCACCGGTTTTCGGCGCCGAAGAGACACTCAAACACTCACGAAAAGAACTCCTCAACCGGGAGAACGTCCTTGGTATCGAAGCGCGCGACCTCTATGCGGGGCGTCAGCAAGAGTATATCACCAACGCAGTTCGGCAGTTGCGGAGAGCTCACGATGTCGACCGGTATTTCATCAGTGCAGGGTTCGGACTCGTCAAAGAAGACGAGAAACTTCCCCCGTATGAGGTGACGTTCAGTTCGATGAAGGTCTCTGAAATCAGAGACCGATCCGAGCGGTTGCACATCAAACAGGACGTCCAGCGATTGGTACACGAGTCGTCCTACGACGTCGTATTCTTCACTCTCGGAAAAGACTACTACACGAGCATCGATATCGACGAGATGGTTCAGCAGGTCCCAGCGAATCGGATCGGTGTCGTGTTCAATCGCGAACTTGTCGAAGAGCAGTTCGAAAATATCGTCTCTGTCCCTGCACGCACCGAAGACGCGAAGAACCACGGGACCATCGTTATTGGCCTCAAGGGGCGGTACATGGAACACTTTGCTCGTCGGGTCGACGCCGTGGACACCCTTACACCCGCACGAATCGAAGAGCTCTGTCGCCGAATCGACGAGGAGCCAACACAAACCGGGTTCGGGTCTGAAGACGAAGACCAAACGAACGGCAACGACGAGAGTACCTCATCAGAGACACTGACTGATGAGAGCACTACAATCGGCCCACAGGCGGTCTACGATGCGTTGGTCGGCCTCTCAGAACTCTCTGCAGAGACGTATCGTGAACTCGAATTTGATGAACTAACTGAGCTCCTGGCTGCGTTCGGTATCGATTCGAGCACCGTCACCAACCTCGGTGATGACGCGTATCTGGTTCAACCCGAAGGACCACACGCCACGGACTTTGTCGTGCTGTGTGGAACAGCTGTATCGACAACTGCAGCCGGAGAAGGGCCGGTCCGTGCTAAGGAGACACCCCTCCCTGTACTGGCAGAGAAGGCCAGCGACGACGAGAGATTTCGAGAACTCGAGAATCCGCTCTTCTTAGACGTCAACTCGAACCAAGTCGCGGTGTACAGCGATCGGTATCAGCAGGTAATCTATCTACATGACCGTACAGGAGACTGGGAGCCCGTCGCTGCGCAAGTCCCACTGTCGATCGAGGTGGCCACAGAGCTCTATGAGGTATTCAGTCCACTGGAATCTCGAGTCTCCCAGACGCAGTTAGAATCGTTCTAA
- a CDS encoding tRNA-guanine transglycosylase: protein MLYRQRTLETPHGDLETPVLFPVSNVGKRSSDNTPAYADQIPDLRTAMVNARAIRQREPQWERLLDGSSLRQEMGVPDDTIVFADSGGFDFHTETLDTTPEKTLETQIRIDADVFGTVDLPLSREDRQAKNQRRINESIQYALAASDAHEGDSLLFASVHGHDPETVRNSIRYLDRHGDFDGFALGSLVPIRTDYRKTTKLILAARLATDKPLHVYGLGGLVYQPLLLYLGVDTFDSSSFIRSAGNRNYLIPGFGGREMHRIEGLEYLPCPCPVCGPRTTEAVRADRNLLVQHNLWALTIELRRFRYMIAAGEDIESYLELRFQGNDVTHRAYRMAKQQVRRLA, encoded by the coding sequence ATGCTCTATCGCCAACGGACCCTCGAGACGCCACACGGTGACCTGGAGACACCCGTACTGTTTCCAGTCAGCAACGTGGGAAAGCGATCCTCAGATAACACACCTGCTTACGCTGATCAGATACCCGATCTGCGGACAGCGATGGTCAACGCCCGAGCGATTCGTCAACGCGAACCGCAGTGGGAACGGTTACTGGACGGGTCTTCCCTCCGCCAAGAAATGGGGGTCCCAGACGACACCATCGTGTTTGCAGATAGCGGTGGGTTCGACTTCCACACCGAAACGCTCGATACGACGCCAGAGAAAACATTAGAAACGCAAATTCGAATCGATGCAGACGTGTTCGGAACCGTCGACCTCCCCCTCTCGCGGGAAGATCGACAGGCCAAAAATCAACGACGCATCAATGAGAGTATCCAGTACGCGTTGGCCGCGAGTGACGCGCACGAGGGTGATTCACTCTTGTTCGCAAGCGTTCACGGTCACGACCCAGAGACGGTCCGTAATTCGATTCGCTATCTCGACCGACACGGTGATTTCGATGGGTTCGCACTCGGGAGTCTCGTCCCGATTCGGACCGATTACCGAAAAACGACGAAACTGATTCTCGCCGCTCGATTGGCGACGGACAAACCGCTCCACGTCTATGGGTTGGGTGGATTGGTGTATCAACCGCTCCTCTTATATCTAGGAGTCGACACATTCGACTCGTCGTCGTTCATTCGGAGTGCGGGAAATCGGAACTACTTGATTCCAGGGTTCGGGGGTCGGGAGATGCACCGGATAGAGGGGTTGGAGTACTTGCCCTGTCCATGTCCGGTGTGTGGGCCGCGCACTACTGAAGCGGTTCGCGCCGACCGCAACCTCCTCGTCCAGCACAACCTCTGGGCACTCACCATCGAACTCAGGCGGTTTCGATATATGATCGCCGCCGGTGAGGATATCGAGTCATATCTCGAATTAAGATTTCAGGGGAACGATGTGACCCACCGTGCGTATCGAATGGCCAAACAACAAGTCCGGAGGCTTGCGTGA